A stretch of the Candidatus Zixiibacteriota bacterium genome encodes the following:
- a CDS encoding exosortase/archaeosortase family protein: MRLDTESVFKHLKFYLYPYTILLVLLMFSVPILTDLATDWYHDGNYSHGFFIIPISIFLFYRKRHDINLPAKTSRQGLALFVAGCILLIFGYAASEFFTTRFGLVIVLSGFAWYYLGNENFRKVWFAFFFLVFMIPVPAIIYHSATIPMQLFASKVTTSLLQLVGIPVMRNGNIINLPGYSLEVVEACSGLRSLVTLLALAALYAYFRLPGKVLPVVLFVAAIPIAIVTNVFRVFTAAFGAYAISKEVAEDFIHEISGLFVFFTALVIMVILGNILIWIRNRLRRS; this comes from the coding sequence ATGCGACTCGACACAGAATCTGTTTTCAAGCATCTCAAATTCTACCTTTATCCGTACACAATCCTGCTGGTGCTGCTGATGTTTTCTGTGCCGATATTGACTGATCTCGCAACGGACTGGTATCACGATGGCAACTACTCACACGGTTTCTTCATAATACCGATCTCCATCTTTCTGTTTTATCGCAAACGCCACGACATAAACCTCCCCGCCAAAACATCGCGACAGGGACTGGCGCTGTTTGTCGCCGGGTGCATCCTGCTGATATTCGGTTACGCAGCCAGCGAATTTTTCACCACCCGGTTCGGGTTGGTGATAGTCCTTTCCGGTTTTGCCTGGTATTACCTCGGCAACGAAAATTTTCGAAAGGTTTGGTTCGCGTTTTTCTTCTTAGTGTTCATGATCCCTGTCCCGGCCATCATTTATCACTCGGCAACAATTCCAATGCAGCTTTTCGCCTCCAAAGTGACGACTTCGCTTCTGCAGTTGGTGGGCATACCTGTCATGCGAAATGGCAACATCATCAACCTGCCCGGTTACAGTTTGGAAGTTGTCGAAGCGTGCAGTGGGCTGAGAAGTCTTGTGACGCTGCTGGCATTAGCGGCCCTGTATGCTTATTTCCGCCTGCCCGGCAAGGTTCTTCCGGTGGTGTTGTTCGTGGCGGCAATACCCATCGCCATTGTCACCAACGTCTTCCGCGTGTTTACGGCCGCTTTTGGCGCGTATGCCATCAGCAAAGAGGTAGCTGAAGATTTTATACACGAGATTTCGGGGCTTTTTGTCTTTTTCACGGCTCTTGTTATCATGGTAATTCTGGGGAATATTCTGATATGGATAAGAAATCGTTTGCGGCGATCCTGA